One Nitrospira sp. MA-1 genomic window, AAACCCAACTCCGTAAAGACCATAACCCCAAACAACGCTCTAAAGAACACCGCCTCTATTTTCATGCATCATCTTCCTGGTCGAAGGACATTAAAAATATCCATCCCCTACCGTGTTTTCAACTCAATCCAAGAAAGATTCCAATAAGTAGGGATTTTATTTCCATCCACCGCCTAATGCCTTGTAAATTTTTACTGCCGCGATACGAAGTTGCTTGGCAAAATTGATCAATTCGAGATCGGATTGCAAGGTATTCCGTTGTGCAGTGAGGACCTCCAGGTAGGTTGCCCGGCCATATCTATAGAGTAAGTGTGATGTTTCAACGGATTGTCGCAACACTTCGTTTTGTTTCTTTTTCAGAATATTGATTTTTCGCAAGTTATGAATATTAGAGAGCTCATTGGCCACTTCCACATAGGCGTTCAAAATTGTTTTTTGGTAGTGATACATGGCAGTCAACTGATTGGCTTCGGCATTATTGAACTGTGCTTGTAACGCGTTTCTATTAATAAGTGGTGCGACCAACGTGCCTACGGCGGTATAGGCGATTGAGGCAGGGGCCACAAATAAAAAATCGGGATTGAATGCCTGAAACCCAAAACTTGCCGTGATGTTAAAGCTTGGGAAAAATGCAGCCTTAGCTACTTTCAAATCGAAATTACTGCCCTTGATCTGCAATTCGGCTTCACGAACATCCGGGCGGTTTGCCAATAATTGTGAAGGAACACCCGATGCAATTTCATGTGGAATTTCCGAGAAATATTGGCCTTTGGTCCGTTCTATAGTTTGGGGATAGCGGCCTAACAAAAAGTTTATGTGATTTTCGGTGATCGTAATTTGTTGCAGGACCTCTTTTTCCAAAATACTGGTATTGAGCACTTGAGCCTTGAATAGTTCCACGGCTAATTCAGTTGCCCTGCCGGCTTCCTTTTGCAGTTCAACCACCTCCAACGATTCGTACTGTGTGTGGAGGGTTTGCCTGATGATGTCCAACTCATTATCCAAAGCCTGCAATTCGTTATAATAGATGGCTACATCCGCTACGAGATTAGAAACGACAAAGCTCGTCCCTTCGATACTGGCCAGAAATTTCGCCATTGCGGAACTGCGCTGGTTTTGCAACTTCCCCCAAATATCAACTTCCCACGATGACTGTAAGCCCACAAAAAGATCAGGCAAGTTAGCGGGAATTTGTTGACCTGATTTAAAGTCGGTCGTCGCGTTCCCTGCCCCGTCCATGGTGTACAGTCCGTATCGGCGAATGGCGGTTCCTACACCCAAACCCATTGTCGGCATCAGTGCCCCTGTGGCTGCCCGGACACTTGAACGAGAAATTTCAATTCGCTGCAAAGCCATTTGCAAATCAAGGTTATTCTCAATGGCAGTCTCAATTAATTCATGGAGGAGCGGGTCAACAAAGTAATCTTTCCATTGGATGTCAGCGATATTCGTGGTATCTGTTTTGTCCTTAAAGCTTGTTGGTATTTCGTTTTCCTGAATGGCCAGATCGGTCTTCAGTCCTGTGCAGCCATTAAAAATTAGAACCAGGAACAAAATGATAAGAAAGGAATACATATGACGTTTCATTGTGTATAAGAAAAAATTCTAAAATTCGTTAAAAATGGACTGAGTTCCCTGACGAAACGCGGACTATTGAAGTTTGGCTAACCTGCGGGCAAGTTTAAACCTCGACTTAAAACTCAACCGGGACGCCTTCCCTGTTTTCGATCTTTCCTCTCGATTTTTGCTCTCTCCCATCGTTGCAAGCACCACATATAAGCCCGGGATAAGAATCACGCCGAAAATGGTCCCGAAAAACATACCTCCCGCCGCCGCAGAGCCAATGGTATTGTTTCCGATCTCACCGGCTCCCGAGGCAAACATCAATGGAAGGAGCCCGGCAATAAATGCGAATGATGTCATCAATATTGGACGCAAACGCAGTGCGGCCCCCTCAATCGCTGCTTCAAAGGCGGTTTTTCCCCGTTTCTGCTGCAATATGGCAAATTCGATGATCAGAATGGCATTTTTACCGAGAATGCCAATCAACATGATCATCGCGATTTGAGCGTAGATATTATTTTCCAAACCCATAATTAACAGGAAAAATAAGGCACCAAAGATCCCAACGGGTAGGGAAAGAATGACCGGCATGGGCAGTAAAAAACTCTCATATTGTGCGGCGAGGAGTAGATACACAAATAATAAGCAAATCAGAAAAATGTAAATGGCCTGATTGCCCATTTGGGCCTCATCTCGTGATGACCCTGCCCAATCGTATCCAAAACCTTTCGGCAATTTACTGGCAGCCACCTCCTTGATGGCGGTAATAGCCTGCCCGCTGCTGTACCCTTTGGCAGGCTGACCATTGATCATGGCTGAGGGGTACATATTGTAACGGGTCACCTGCTCAGGACCATAAATTTTTTCAACGCGAAGAAAAGAAGAAAAGTGGACCATTTCCCCTGTGTCATTTTTGATATATAACTTCATCAGATCATCAGGTTCTGCACGAAACTCTGGAAGCGCCTGGACCATGACTTTATACATCTGGCCGAAGCGGATGAAGTTGGTCGCATACACACTGCCAATCAGTGC contains:
- a CDS encoding TolC family protein, with product MYSFLIILFLVLIFNGCTGLKTDLAIQENEIPTSFKDKTDTTNIADIQWKDYFVDPLLHELIETAIENNLDLQMALQRIEISRSSVRAATGALMPTMGLGVGTAIRRYGLYTMDGAGNATTDFKSGQQIPANLPDLFVGLQSSWEVDIWGKLQNQRSSAMAKFLASIEGTSFVVSNLVADVAIYYNELQALDNELDIIRQTLHTQYESLEVVELQKEAGRATELAVELFKAQVLNTSILEKEVLQQITITENHINFLLGRYPQTIERTKGQYFSEIPHEIASGVPSQLLANRPDVREAELQIKGSNFDLKVAKAAFFPSFNITASFGFQAFNPDFLFVAPASIAYTAVGTLVAPLINRNALQAQFNNAEANQLTAMYHYQKTILNAYVEVANELSNIHNLRKINILKKKQNEVLRQSVETSHLLYRYGRATYLEVLTAQRNTLQSDLELINFAKQLRIAAVKIYKALGGGWK